A single uncultured Methanolobus sp. DNA region contains:
- a CDS encoding HNH endonuclease, translating to MDKEAYRNYIKRNKKGGKPPVACAICGEDDNNIIEMHHVDGRNNSDWVEPLCKNCHAKVTAQQNKLSPRVRSKDASSQNKRAFNIISIGALLRELGNRLIDIGTEMTVNV from the coding sequence ATGGATAAGGAAGCATACAGGAATTACATTAAAAGAAACAAGAAGGGAGGAAAGCCACCTGTTGCATGTGCAATTTGTGGAGAAGATGATAATAACATCATTGAAATGCATCATGTTGACGGAAGAAATAACTCTGATTGGGTTGAGCCACTTTGCAAGAACTGTCATGCAAAGGTTACAGCACAACAAAACAAACTGAGTCCAAGAGTAAGGTCTAAAGATGCATCTTCGCAAAACAAAAGAGCATTCAACATCATTTCAATTGGAGCTTTGTTAAGAGAACTTGGGAACCGTTTGATAGATATTGGAACGGAGATGACAGTTAATGTCTAA
- a CDS encoding MBL fold metallo-hydrolase, which yields MEITFLGTGTGIPQEGRVQSGVLLDTGEDLLLFDCGCGVLGRIYESSHDHKDIDAIILTHLHLDHVGDVLALIKANWLVGKTDMRLYGPQGTQEWFEKTLNVYDYLRDKFTVEITELSPGDKFTPQGTEGACNCTIRTAKTIHTNNSLAYRIENNDKTVVYTGDTEPCEEVMELAEDADILVHECSFPLGFPMTNHTTPDMLTLMMEEYPLTAKKLYLTHLYPHMQGRYREATDHIKKYYKGEVTIAKDLMVVEI from the coding sequence ATGGAAATAACGTTTCTTGGCACAGGTACTGGCATACCACAGGAAGGAAGAGTACAGTCCGGAGTACTGCTTGACACAGGAGAGGATCTCCTGCTTTTTGACTGCGGCTGCGGGGTTCTTGGCAGGATTTACGAGAGCAGTCACGATCATAAGGACATAGATGCCATAATACTCACACATTTACACCTTGACCACGTAGGAGATGTACTGGCACTCATCAAGGCCAACTGGCTAGTAGGAAAGACAGACATGCGGCTTTACGGGCCGCAAGGCACACAGGAATGGTTTGAGAAGACGCTTAACGTCTATGACTATCTTAGGGATAAATTCACAGTTGAGATTACAGAACTCTCGCCAGGAGATAAATTCACACCACAAGGTACAGAAGGCGCTTGCAACTGCACCATCAGAACTGCAAAGACCATACATACCAATAACTCACTTGCTTATCGTATCGAAAACAACGACAAAACTGTAGTCTACACAGGCGATACCGAGCCATGTGAAGAAGTTATGGAACTGGCAGAGGATGCAGACATACTTGTACACGAATGCTCCTTCCCGCTAGGATTCCCCATGACTAACCACACCACACCTGACATGCTTACCCTCATGATGGAAGAATATCCATTAACTGCAAAAAAACTCTATCTCACACACCTCTATCCACACATGCAGGGACGTTACAGGGAAGCAACAGATCACATTAAAAAGTACTACAAAGGAGAGGTCACAATCGCAAAAGACCTTATGGTAGTCGAAATTTGA
- a CDS encoding DJ-1/PfpI/YhbO family deglycase/protease: MPGSELDNKKVLMVVAQEGFRDEEFFEPREVFEDAGITITIASKTTDEASGVLGRSVKPDVAIDNVNIAEFDAIVISGGPGSRKYLWSDKDLRSLVSNAFEQEKVVAAICVSPVILARAGVLEGKKATVFKDPESIKELEKAGALYEDESVVVIGNIVTGRDPASAEAFGEAVLEALENM; the protein is encoded by the coding sequence ATGCCCGGATCAGAGTTAGATAATAAAAAAGTGTTAATGGTTGTTGCACAGGAAGGCTTCAGGGATGAGGAATTCTTTGAGCCAAGAGAGGTATTTGAGGATGCTGGTATAACCATCACCATTGCAAGTAAAACAACTGATGAGGCTTCCGGAGTCCTTGGAAGGTCTGTAAAACCTGATGTTGCAATAGATAATGTGAATATAGCAGAGTTTGATGCCATCGTTATTTCCGGTGGTCCGGGTTCAAGAAAATATCTATGGTCTGATAAGGATCTTCGCAGTCTGGTCTCAAATGCTTTTGAGCAGGAGAAGGTTGTCGCTGCTATCTGTGTTTCCCCTGTTATCCTTGCAAGGGCTGGTGTCCTTGAGGGTAAAAAGGCTACTGTGTTCAAAGATCCTGAGTCAATAAAAGAGCTTGAGAAGGCCGGAGCTCTCTATGAAGATGAGAGCGTGGTGGTTATAGGCAATATTGTCACCGGAAGAGACCCTGCCAGTGCTGAAGCCTTTGGCGAGGCTGTGCTTGAAGCTCTTGAGAATATGTAA
- the cas1 gene encoding CRISPR-associated endonuclease Cas1: MKMLLLNGHGIDMRVSGAKLHIKNGRTSSTEEPEEYVFSPKRMDIDHIIVYGRNGNLTLDAVRWLIKHNVQVTFLDWNGKILSTLQPPETTNVKTKFAQYHAFEDEESRIKIARKFIEAKFDKSIVVMDYLKQRYPEVDYNFSEDIEKLKSASTIKEIMGIEGGVAWKYWNEFNKAIPEEYDFCSRIDQYRRATGAGDKVNVMLNYGYALLEAECLRAINTAGLDAHVGFLHEMNPSKNSLAYDLQEPFRFLVDMAVISLIESNKMDNTDFIRTESYSLRLKPSGAKKVTEEFNNWMNKKVPYKKQSVMWSYALLLKTRELAQYLVEKRKTLDFSKPAYSVERQDSDDIRQKILSISYSDWKKMGFSKGTLHYMKKNAEADTPFTLNSHVKERLEMWEK; encoded by the coding sequence ATGAAAATGCTTCTTCTCAATGGTCATGGAATAGATATGCGTGTTAGTGGTGCTAAACTACATATCAAGAATGGCAGGACTTCATCTACTGAAGAACCTGAAGAGTATGTATTCTCTCCAAAAAGGATGGATATAGACCACATCATTGTTTATGGCAGAAATGGAAATCTTACTCTTGATGCTGTTAGATGGTTGATTAAACATAATGTTCAGGTTACTTTCCTTGATTGGAACGGTAAAATTCTAAGCACCCTGCAACCTCCTGAAACTACCAATGTCAAGACTAAGTTTGCTCAGTATCACGCTTTTGAGGATGAAGAGAGCAGAATAAAGATAGCAAGGAAATTCATTGAAGCCAAGTTTGATAAATCCATTGTAGTTATGGATTATCTAAAACAAAGGTATCCTGAAGTTGATTATAATTTCTCAGAGGATATTGAAAAACTGAAGTCTGCTTCAACCATCAAGGAAATAATGGGTATTGAAGGCGGTGTTGCTTGGAAATACTGGAATGAGTTTAACAAGGCTATTCCTGAAGAATATGATTTTTGCTCAAGGATAGACCAATACAGGAGAGCAACAGGAGCAGGAGACAAAGTTAATGTCATGCTCAATTATGGTTATGCTTTGCTTGAAGCTGAATGTTTAAGAGCGATTAATACAGCCGGTCTTGATGCTCATGTAGGATTTTTGCATGAGATGAATCCAAGTAAGAACAGTCTAGCCTATGACTTGCAAGAGCCATTCAGATTCCTTGTTGATATGGCTGTAATCAGCCTTATTGAGTCCAACAAGATGGATAATACAGACTTTATCAGGACTGAGAGCTATTCACTCAGGCTCAAACCTTCGGGAGCTAAAAAGGTTACTGAGGAATTCAATAACTGGATGAACAAGAAAGTTCCATACAAGAAACAGTCTGTTATGTGGAGTTATGCTTTGTTGTTAAAAACTAGGGAGCTTGCTCAGTATCTTGTTGAGAAAAGAAAGACTCTTGATTTCAGCAAACCTGCCTATTCGGTTGAAAGACAGGACTCAGATGATATAAGGCAGAAAATACTCAGTATATCTTATTCTGACTGGAAGAAGATGGGATTTTCTAAAGGAACACTCCATTATATGAAAAAGAACGCTGAAGCTGATACACCGTTTACCTTAAACTCTCATGTAAAGGAGAGGTTGGAGATGTGGGAAAAGTGA
- a CDS encoding serpin family protein: MRSNEIIILLLISIFALLCVGCFENLDSDSSSNSVSTIINTKVFQNGMTNTQSTLNANSVENYDIAAANNAFAFDIYSMTKNNDENIFFSPHSIFSAIAICYDGAEGTTKEQIANVFYFPLDKTILEISLGEMINEINSEAEDYELETANALWIQKSYPVKKQYISNVDNYYSGKVEKLDFVGQPEKSRNTINDWVEAKTNDKIIDLVPGNAINKNTRLIITNAIYFNGKWKTAFDKEATKDENFYPSENDQVLVDMMYGIKKFNYGESSNAKIIELPYIGNDLCMYVVLPNGNDIESFENSFSARDYEKLKSSMDSKYEVKTWIPKFKFESKTDLSNQLAEMGMVDAFDGENANFSGIYDADKILNPNEKKLYISKVIHQAFVDVQEEGTEAAAATYVDMCVSESVGSKPIPIREFRADHPFMFFIEDKRTGSILFMGKIERPEYE, translated from the coding sequence ATGAGAAGTAATGAAATTATTATATTGTTGCTAATAAGTATATTTGCACTACTCTGTGTAGGATGTTTTGAAAATTTAGATTCTGATAGCTCTTCAAACTCTGTTTCTACAATAATCAATACAAAAGTATTTCAAAATGGGATGACAAATACGCAATCCACACTAAACGCGAACTCAGTTGAAAATTATGATATTGCAGCTGCCAATAATGCTTTTGCTTTTGACATCTATTCAATGACAAAGAACAACGACGAAAATATATTCTTTTCTCCGCATAGTATATTCAGTGCAATAGCAATTTGCTATGATGGTGCTGAAGGGACTACTAAAGAACAAATCGCAAATGTATTTTATTTCCCTCTTGATAAGACTATTTTAGAAATCAGCTTAGGTGAAATGATTAATGAAATTAATTCAGAAGCTGAAGATTATGAACTGGAAACTGCTAATGCGCTGTGGATACAGAAAAGCTATCCAGTAAAAAAGCAGTACATTTCTAATGTTGATAACTACTATTCTGGAAAAGTCGAGAAACTAGATTTTGTTGGACAGCCTGAAAAGTCAAGAAATACAATTAATGATTGGGTAGAAGCAAAAACGAATGATAAAATAATAGATCTAGTTCCAGGAAATGCAATTAATAAAAATACTAGATTGATTATCACCAATGCAATTTACTTTAATGGAAAATGGAAAACTGCATTTGATAAAGAAGCTACAAAAGATGAAAATTTCTATCCATCAGAGAATGATCAAGTTCTTGTAGACATGATGTATGGAATTAAAAAATTTAATTATGGTGAAAGTTCAAATGCAAAAATCATAGAATTACCATATATAGGGAATGATCTTTGTATGTATGTTGTTCTTCCAAATGGTAATGATATAGAAAGTTTTGAAAATAGTTTTTCCGCTAGGGATTATGAAAAGCTTAAATCTAGCATGGACTCAAAATATGAAGTCAAAACATGGATTCCAAAATTTAAGTTTGAATCCAAGACCGATTTATCCAATCAACTAGCAGAGATGGGAATGGTAGATGCTTTTGATGGTGAAAATGCAAATTTTTCAGGAATATATGATGCAGACAAAATATTAAATCCAAATGAGAAAAAGCTCTACATATCAAAAGTAATTCATCAGGCTTTTGTTGATGTTCAGGAAGAAGGAACAGAAGCTGCAGCTGCTACATATGTAGATATGTGTGTAAGCGAAAGTGTAGGGTCTAAACCCATACCTATAAGAGAATTTAGGGCAGATCACCCATTTATGTTCTTTATCGAAGATAAAAGAACAGGCAGTATATTATTTATGGGAAAGATAGAAAGACCAGAATATGAGTAA
- a CDS encoding DNA polymerase yields the protein MNSVALRTFSTKGDAKKQSPYTYKQEMPDFSRVLTFDTETTADMYFNLKFGSFMVNENDVYQYAGLFWDKRHVSEKEYKILKEYSEKHNIRLFSLEEFIKIFYLEVYERKTLCIGYNINFDLSRIILDYGHGRYSGKDGFSFLLTEDTTYPRLRIKHLTGRSYNVEFTRAKGKYRKERTFKGHFLDVANLACTLTDNKSLTLEKACEIFDTPIKKKGRKKHGKITPDYIEYNIKDVQSTYELFKKVRQEYERYQLGIPMTDIYSAASLGKQALNQFNITPFMQQNPDFPPDILRNIMSAYYGGRCECRIRKTPTKVTVLDFFSMYPTVTLLLGLWDFVIADKIQYADDTENVRRFIEAFTFADALDRDTWTQLNVLVEIEPDGDILPVRTKYAGEDGTFNIGVNRITMNESVYYFLPDVLASKLLTGKTPKIKRAIRFIPEGIQEGLTESEVYGVHVNPKEDNLIKVLVERRQEIKDEMKKVSKDSHEYDVLDAQQRALKILNNSTTYGIYIEMHPKDEEKLRVFSNVEFDSKGKYEQPGKFFNATIGANITAGARLLLAIAEKFVMDKGEVHAYMDTDSIFVPPHLADELSHLFDSLNPYDFNKPILEIEDGMEDIWFYGISSKRYCLFRKEGNKTIIPEGKKLFYKLHGLGHITNPFKRELQEGDQWHKKLWEDILRVHFNPEELPDVLEKYENYAVISKLAVSTGTILRRFEKMNEGKPFDKQIKPFNFMYVGSGATINEDGEKVKPVAPYNNNPQVVVEQEFIDYNTGDTLQGREYWKPLSDVFLDYIDHPEAKFEGDIGVLQRRHLKPKGCVYIGKEANKVEMQELESNTVETYQDIERLREFVLGLTPAEAREIGIKYRSTLKKLKDRVKEREFNLNTKEMRKVLEKMSL from the coding sequence ATGAATAGCGTTGCACTAAGGACATTTTCAACAAAAGGAGATGCGAAGAAACAATCTCCTTACACGTATAAACAGGAGATGCCTGATTTTTCCAGAGTCCTTACTTTTGATACAGAGACAACAGCGGATATGTATTTTAATCTGAAGTTTGGCTCATTTATGGTAAATGAGAATGATGTGTACCAATATGCCGGATTATTCTGGGATAAGAGACACGTTTCAGAAAAAGAGTATAAAATCCTGAAGGAATATTCAGAAAAACACAATATACGTTTGTTCTCACTTGAAGAATTCATCAAGATATTCTATTTGGAAGTCTACGAAAGAAAAACGCTCTGTATTGGTTATAATATCAACTTCGACCTCTCAAGGATAATCCTTGATTACGGACATGGTAGATATTCAGGCAAGGATGGATTTTCTTTCTTATTAACAGAGGATACAACATATCCACGTCTTCGCATCAAACACCTGACAGGGAGATCATACAATGTGGAGTTCACAAGAGCAAAGGGCAAGTACAGGAAGGAGAGAACGTTCAAAGGTCATTTTCTGGATGTAGCCAATCTTGCATGTACATTAACCGACAACAAATCTCTCACACTTGAGAAGGCTTGTGAGATATTTGACACCCCAATAAAGAAAAAGGGAAGAAAGAAGCATGGCAAAATTACTCCTGACTATATTGAATACAACATCAAGGACGTACAGTCCACTTATGAGCTGTTCAAAAAGGTAAGGCAGGAGTATGAAAGATATCAGTTAGGTATTCCAATGACTGATATTTACTCTGCTGCTTCTCTTGGAAAGCAAGCACTTAATCAGTTCAACATAACTCCTTTCATGCAACAGAATCCAGATTTTCCTCCTGATATTCTTAGGAATATAATGAGTGCTTACTATGGAGGGAGATGTGAATGTAGGATAAGAAAAACACCTACTAAGGTCACAGTTCTGGACTTCTTCAGTATGTATCCAACCGTAACACTCCTTCTTGGTCTCTGGGATTTTGTTATCGCGGATAAAATTCAATACGCGGACGATACGGAGAACGTTCGGCGATTCATCGAGGCGTTCACATTCGCGGATGCACTCGACCGCGATACGTGGACGCAGTTAAATGTCCTCGTTGAAATCGAGCCTGATGGCGATATTCTCCCCGTTAGAACGAAGTACGCGGGAGAGGATGGAACGTTCAATATCGGCGTTAATCGCATAACTATGAATGAATCGGTGTATTACTTCCTCCCTGACGTTCTAGCCTCAAAGCTACTTACAGGCAAAACTCCCAAGATAAAGAGAGCTATCAGGTTCATTCCTGAAGGCATACAGGAAGGTCTCACAGAATCAGAGGTCTATGGAGTTCATGTGAATCCAAAGGAAGATAACCTCATTAAAGTTCTTGTTGAACGCAGACAAGAGATTAAAGATGAAATGAAGAAAGTATCAAAGGACTCACATGAATATGATGTTCTGGATGCACAACAAAGAGCCTTGAAAATCCTCAATAACTCCACTACTTATGGAATTTACATTGAGATGCACCCAAAGGATGAGGAAAAGCTGAGAGTATTTAGCAACGTTGAGTTTGATTCAAAGGGAAAATATGAACAGCCTGGGAAATTCTTTAATGCTACCATTGGAGCGAACATTACAGCAGGAGCAAGGCTATTGCTTGCTATTGCAGAGAAGTTTGTGATGGATAAGGGAGAGGTACATGCATATATGGATACGGATTCAATCTTCGTTCCACCGCACCTTGCAGATGAATTGAGTCATTTATTCGATTCACTGAATCCTTATGATTTCAACAAGCCAATCCTTGAGATAGAGGACGGAATGGAAGATATTTGGTTCTATGGAATCAGTTCTAAGAGATATTGTTTGTTCAGGAAAGAAGGAAACAAGACTATCATTCCTGAAGGCAAGAAGCTGTTCTATAAACTGCATGGATTAGGACACATAACAAACCCATTCAAAAGGGAATTGCAGGAAGGAGACCAATGGCACAAGAAGTTGTGGGAGGATATTCTCAGAGTTCATTTCAATCCTGAAGAGCTACCTGATGTATTGGAAAAATATGAGAACTATGCAGTTATCTCCAAACTTGCAGTTTCAACAGGAACGATATTGAGACGCTTTGAGAAGATGAACGAAGGGAAGCCATTTGATAAACAGATCAAACCTTTCAACTTCATGTACGTTGGTAGCGGTGCAACAATTAATGAAGATGGTGAGAAGGTCAAGCCTGTTGCTCCTTACAACAATAATCCACAGGTTGTTGTTGAGCAGGAGTTTATAGACTACAATACAGGAGATACACTTCAAGGAAGGGAATACTGGAAGCCATTAAGTGATGTATTTCTTGATTACATAGATCATCCTGAAGCTAAATTTGAAGGAGATATAGGAGTACTGCAAAGGAGACATCTGAAGCCTAAAGGATGCGTGTATATTGGTAAGGAAGCCAATAAGGTTGAAATGCAGGAGCTTGAGAGCAATACTGTTGAGACTTATCAGGATATTGAGAGATTAAGGGAGTTTGTTCTGGGTTTAACTCCTGCTGAGGCTCGGGAGATTGGGATTAAGTACAGGAGTACGTTGAAAAAATTAAAGGATAGAGTGAAGGAAAGGGAGTTTAATTTGAATACGAAAGAGATGAGGAAAGTATTAGAGAAAATGTCATTATGA
- a CDS encoding Cache 3/Cache 2 fusion domain-containing protein produces the protein MNLKKSLNFKNITISKKIIVFALILTILPVTAVGIFSYEQTSSAIREQLHERLDEQVFMEEQYIDAVFSVGQEQLESNLVVAGNNFYSYGDPVISNGNLMFGDQYVVNNNFDVTDRIKTETGGDVTVFQVKNGQAIRVSTTLENENGDRAVGTSLSSDIYKTVVQNKQTYRGRSNVLGEWFMGIYEPITDNSGNVIGILFAGVTEDYYRLIIKEQMSGIVVGDTGYMYVIDSDGDVIIHPSVEGENLLSNAFIKEMVTNKEGRITYIWEGREKVMSYAYYPDKDWIIATGTYVDEFEAPVRAIRNGIVAAVVIFTILGAAAAILISRSISGGIQKIVADFKQISDDALEGKINTRAETDVDIDFTAIPSGLNEILSSLSAVIAVVSKSANGVASTAEEMSASIEEMTAASTEISDTVNEIARGSQEQSSRAEDISRTMNDMTIGVQDIANNAQNAAEAANAARDFIADVGQQSRDLLSRMDAIQSATNSSSTVIKDLESKSNQIGEIVDIITSIADQTNLLALNAAIEAARAGEHGRGFAVVADEVRKLAENSGTAASQIADLLTEIKDSTHEAVASMDNGTKTVSEGVIALTGTVEAVQRIVEESDKIAQMAESIAAAAQEQSASIEEVTATVDEVASISQESASGTEQTSAAVEQQNATMMEITKSSQELAQMATDMQEIVSKYITE, from the coding sequence TTGAATTTAAAAAAATCACTCAATTTTAAAAATATAACTATAAGCAAGAAAATCATTGTATTTGCATTAATTCTTACAATACTGCCAGTTACAGCGGTTGGTATTTTCTCATACGAACAAACTTCAAGCGCTATTCGCGAGCAATTACACGAAAGGCTTGATGAGCAGGTTTTCATGGAAGAGCAGTATATCGATGCTGTTTTTTCGGTAGGTCAGGAACAACTGGAATCTAACCTGGTGGTTGCTGGCAATAATTTCTATTCATATGGTGACCCCGTGATATCTAACGGAAACCTGATGTTTGGTGACCAGTATGTTGTCAACAACAATTTTGATGTCACAGACAGAATCAAAACAGAAACGGGTGGCGATGTAACTGTTTTCCAGGTAAAGAACGGTCAGGCTATCCGTGTAAGTACCACACTTGAAAATGAGAATGGGGATCGTGCTGTAGGTACCAGTCTTTCCAGTGACATTTACAAGACAGTTGTACAGAATAAACAGACCTATAGAGGAAGATCAAATGTCCTGGGTGAATGGTTCATGGGAATTTATGAACCTATAACAGATAATTCAGGCAATGTTATTGGTATTCTTTTTGCAGGAGTCACTGAAGATTATTATCGTTTGATAATCAAAGAGCAGATGTCCGGGATAGTTGTTGGTGACACCGGATATATGTATGTTATAGATTCTGACGGTGACGTGATTATCCACCCGAGTGTAGAGGGCGAAAATCTCCTTTCAAATGCCTTTATTAAAGAGATGGTTACAAATAAGGAAGGCAGGATCACTTACATCTGGGAAGGCCGTGAAAAAGTAATGAGCTATGCTTATTATCCAGACAAGGACTGGATCATTGCTACAGGAACCTATGTTGATGAATTCGAGGCTCCTGTAAGAGCTATCAGAAATGGAATAGTAGCAGCTGTGGTGATTTTCACTATACTTGGTGCAGCAGCTGCAATTCTTATTAGCAGATCAATTTCAGGCGGTATCCAGAAGATCGTCGCAGATTTCAAGCAGATATCAGATGATGCTCTTGAAGGTAAGATCAATACAAGGGCCGAAACAGATGTTGACATTGACTTTACAGCAATTCCTTCAGGTCTTAATGAGATATTGAGTTCACTTTCAGCAGTCATTGCTGTTGTAAGCAAAAGTGCAAACGGTGTAGCCTCAACCGCTGAAGAGATGTCCGCCTCTATTGAGGAAATGACTGCAGCTTCAACTGAGATATCAGATACAGTTAATGAGATCGCAAGAGGATCACAGGAGCAATCTTCAAGGGCTGAAGATATCTCAAGGACAATGAATGACATGACAATAGGTGTTCAGGATATTGCAAACAATGCTCAGAATGCTGCTGAGGCTGCAAATGCTGCAAGAGATTTCATTGCAGATGTAGGCCAGCAGTCAAGAGACCTCCTTTCCCGCATGGATGCTATTCAGAGTGCTACCAACAGTTCTTCAACTGTTATTAAAGATCTTGAATCAAAGTCCAATCAGATAGGAGAGATCGTAGATATCATCACAAGCATTGCAGACCAGACTAACCTGCTTGCTCTTAATGCTGCCATTGAGGCCGCAAGAGCAGGAGAACACGGACGCGGGTTTGCGGTTGTAGCTGATGAAGTGAGGAAACTTGCTGAGAACTCAGGAACCGCAGCATCACAGATAGCAGACCTGCTTACCGAGATCAAAGACAGTACACATGAAGCAGTAGCTTCCATGGACAATGGTACTAAAACTGTTTCTGAGGGAGTAATTGCACTTACCGGTACAGTTGAAGCAGTCCAGAGAATCGTTGAGGAAAGTGACAAAATAGCACAGATGGCAGAAAGCATTGCTGCCGCCGCCCAGGAGCAGTCGGCTTCAATTGAAGAGGTTACTGCAACGGTTGACGAGGTTGCATCTATTTCCCAGGAATCTGCATCAGGTACAGAACAGACATCAGCAGCAGTTGAACAGCAGAATGCCACTATGATGGAGATTACAAAGAGTTCCCAGGAACTTGCCCAGATGGCAACTGATATGCAGGAAATTGTCTCAAAGTACATTACTGAATAA